A single window of Paenibacillus sp. SYP-B4298 DNA harbors:
- a CDS encoding lactonase family protein, which produces MTMYAYIGSYAAPSEPGLRVCAYDPDTGRLELIQEVEGLSNPTFLDIDATKRRLYAILDETDEQGKRTAAAAAYEIDPANGRLKLLQKVPTVQAPTCHITLDETRSCIIVSSYHGGLVGVSLLREDGTIAPASDVLQHHGSSLLPVQSQARTHSVFIAPGNRFAVACDLGLDKVFVYRLNAAEGKLSLQSEVSVTPGSGPRHFAFHPTQPYGYLINELSATITAFHYDAEQGKLTELQTVSTLPEGFEGDNACADIHLSRDGRYLYGSNRGHDSIAVYAVDQQTGRLSLVQHVSTGGGHPRNFALSPDNRFLLAANRDGNNVVTFRRDEHSGKLEPTGDELAASKPVCVKFADIHA; this is translated from the coding sequence ATGACAATGTATGCTTATATCGGTTCGTATGCTGCGCCTTCCGAGCCGGGTCTGCGCGTCTGTGCGTATGACCCGGATACAGGAAGGCTGGAGCTTATTCAAGAGGTAGAGGGGCTGTCCAATCCGACCTTTCTGGACATCGATGCGACCAAGCGGCGACTCTACGCAATACTGGACGAGACGGACGAGCAGGGCAAGCGCACCGCCGCAGCCGCCGCTTATGAGATTGATCCGGCTAACGGCAGGCTGAAGCTGCTGCAAAAGGTACCGACAGTACAGGCGCCCACCTGCCATATTACACTGGACGAGACGCGCTCCTGCATCATCGTCTCCAGCTACCACGGCGGACTGGTTGGCGTATCCTTGCTTCGCGAGGACGGTACGATCGCGCCAGCATCCGATGTGCTGCAGCATCACGGCTCCAGCCTCCTTCCTGTGCAGAGCCAGGCCAGAACGCATTCCGTCTTCATCGCTCCGGGCAACCGCTTCGCTGTCGCCTGTGATCTGGGACTCGACAAGGTATTCGTCTATCGCCTGAATGCTGCGGAGGGAAAGCTGAGCCTGCAGAGCGAGGTGTCCGTAACACCTGGCTCGGGACCGCGGCACTTCGCCTTCCACCCGACCCAGCCTTACGGCTATCTCATTAATGAACTGAGCGCCACAATCACTGCCTTCCACTATGATGCCGAGCAAGGAAAGCTGACGGAGCTTCAGACCGTCTCCACACTGCCCGAAGGCTTCGAGGGGGACAATGCATGCGCCGACATTCATCTATCTAGGGACGGCCGCTATCTGTACGGCTCCAACCGCGGCCATGACAGCATCGCCGTCTATGCGGTAGATCAGCAGACCGGACGATTAAGCCTGGTTCAGCATGTCTCCACAGGCGGTGGGCATCCGCGCAACTTCGCCTTATCTCCCGACAACCGCTTCCTGCTCGCCGCTAACCGCGACGGCAATAATGTCGTCACGTTCAGGCGTGACGAGCATAGCGGCAAGCTGGAGCCTACTGGCGATGAGCTGGCAGCCTCCAAGCCGGTGTGTGTCAAGTTCGCCGATATTCACGCCTGA
- a CDS encoding S-layer homology domain-containing protein: protein MKRKLWVLALSLVMLFTTATIASAAGEERFSLVASPSSPEVGQEVAFTLKGEQLTDVYGYEIQVTYDADKLEYKSVSSLVKGWSIEPVREGNRITFAHTKVGSSTKGDNGTVELAKLSFKTVKEGEAKVELATIKLVDSSVKSIELQPKTSAAITVKAAKIEETGPKASFTDISGHWAEANVLRAAGIGFVNGYTDGTFRPNGQVTRAEFVTMLAKATSLKAQGESKLDFKDLDTIPSWAKPYVGLAVDTGIVNGYSDHTFRPNQTITRAEMAVMAARMLQLPTQQEPKLNYADTDRIASWAGASVAAVSEAGLMKGKGGNRFAPQEMTTRAEAVTLLLSLLDYQAQ from the coding sequence ATGAAACGAAAACTATGGGTGCTGGCTTTGAGTCTTGTAATGCTCTTCACGACCGCTACCATCGCTTCGGCGGCGGGGGAGGAGAGGTTCTCTCTAGTAGCCAGTCCATCCAGCCCTGAAGTTGGACAAGAAGTGGCCTTCACATTGAAGGGGGAGCAACTGACCGACGTATATGGCTACGAAATTCAAGTGACTTATGATGCGGATAAGCTGGAATATAAGAGCGTTTCCAGTCTGGTTAAAGGCTGGTCCATCGAACCGGTTCGCGAAGGCAATCGGATTACCTTTGCCCATACGAAGGTTGGAAGCAGCACCAAGGGGGACAATGGAACGGTTGAGCTGGCCAAGCTGTCCTTCAAGACCGTGAAGGAAGGCGAGGCGAAGGTGGAGCTTGCGACGATCAAGCTGGTAGACAGCTCGGTGAAGTCAATCGAGCTACAGCCTAAGACGAGCGCGGCAATTACAGTCAAGGCAGCGAAGATCGAAGAGACCGGGCCGAAGGCGAGCTTCACTGACATCTCCGGGCATTGGGCGGAGGCTAACGTACTGAGAGCTGCGGGCATCGGCTTCGTCAATGGGTATACAGATGGCACGTTCCGTCCGAATGGCCAGGTAACACGGGCCGAGTTCGTGACGATGCTGGCCAAGGCGACCTCCCTGAAGGCGCAAGGCGAGTCGAAGCTGGACTTCAAGGATCTGGACACGATCCCAAGCTGGGCCAAGCCGTATGTCGGTCTGGCTGTTGATACAGGAATCGTGAATGGCTATTCGGATCACACCTTCCGCCCGAACCAGACCATTACACGCGCTGAGATGGCGGTTATGGCAGCCAGAATGCTGCAATTGCCGACTCAACAGGAGCCGAAGTTGAATTACGCCGACACGGATCGTATTGCTTCCTGGGCGGGAGCATCTGTAGCGGCTGTCAGCGAAGCAGGTCTGATGAAGGGCAAGGGTGGCAATCGCTTCGCGCCGCAGGAGATGACAACCCGCGCCGAGGCAGTTACACTGCTGCTGTCGCTGCTGGACTATCAAGCTCAATAA
- a CDS encoding type 1 glutamine amidotransferase, translating to MRLLLLKHFRFDRETAITDWAAAKGHTFALLYPPDDETYPEHDSYELLVILGGPMSVYEEKLYPWLTEEKQFVREALQRGKLVLGICFGAQMLAELLGSRVYRNAYKEIGWHKIERTTAEHPLLSQLPQQFYSFQWHGDCFDLPEGAVRLAGSEACTNQAFAYGNRVAGLQFHLEAHPEAIGEMLSCWSSELVEAPYIQPAAHITAELARSEQSFAMLARVLDQLAAVGQTDQESRRAEQSAGQAEQQSGVPHEAQAAPGA from the coding sequence ATGCGCTTATTGCTGCTGAAGCACTTCAGATTCGATAGAGAGACAGCGATTACGGATTGGGCGGCAGCCAAGGGGCATACGTTCGCGCTGCTGTATCCGCCAGATGATGAGACGTATCCTGAACATGACAGCTATGAGCTGCTGGTCATCCTGGGCGGACCGATGAGTGTATACGAGGAGAAGCTGTACCCCTGGCTGACGGAGGAGAAGCAATTCGTTCGTGAGGCGCTGCAGAGGGGGAAGCTGGTGCTGGGCATCTGCTTCGGTGCACAGATGCTGGCTGAGTTGCTCGGCTCCAGGGTGTATCGCAATGCTTATAAGGAGATTGGCTGGCATAAGATAGAGCGCACCACAGCGGAACACCCGCTGCTCTCACAGCTTCCACAGCAGTTCTATTCCTTTCAATGGCATGGGGACTGCTTCGATCTACCTGAGGGGGCGGTGCGGCTGGCGGGGTCTGAAGCCTGTACCAATCAGGCGTTTGCCTATGGCAACAGGGTAGCGGGTCTGCAATTCCATCTCGAAGCTCATCCCGAGGCAATCGGGGAGATGCTCTCCTGCTGGAGCAGCGAGCTTGTCGAGGCGCCATATATTCAGCCCGCCGCACACATCACCGCTGAGCTGGCGAGGAGCGAGCAGTCTTTTGCCATGCTGGCGCGGGTGCTGGATCAGCTTGCTGCGGTCGGGCAGACGGATCAGGAAAGTAGGCGGGCGGAACAATCGGCCGGACAGGCGGAGCAGCAGAGCGGTGTGCCCCACGAGGCTCAGGCTGCCCCTGGGGCCTAG
- a CDS encoding glycoside hydrolase family 9 protein, which translates to MRKINMKRGTLYIALLVATSSFGILPGERAVEAAPSTYNYAEALQKSIYFYEAQRSGKLPDNNRVEWRGDSGLQDGSDVGLDLTGGWYDAGDHVKFGFPMAFSATMLSWSVMEYKEGYVQAGQLDEILDNIRWATDYFMKAHTAPNELWGQVGNGNMDHAWWGPAEVMPMARPSYKIDTTKPGSDLAGETAAALASASIVFRDSDPDYADEMLQHARELYQFADQYRGVYSQSIPDAAQFYNSFSGYQDELSWGGAWLYLATGEQTYLDKAIAASNHWGKTQQGDWAYTWGLAWDDKSYGAQILLAKITQDSRFIRSAERNLDYWSTGVASTGERIRYTPGGLAYLDQWGALRYAANQAFIAFVYSDWVDDAAKKARYRQFAEKQILYMLGDNPRNGSYVVGFGENAPKRPHHRTSHGSWADSQSVPANHRHVLYGALVGGPDLNDQYTDAIEDYVSNEVATDYNAGFTGALAKMMLLYGQGKEPLANFPAPEVRDDEMFVEAGINTSGSHFIEIRAVMNNRSGWPARVSDKLSFNYYVDLSEAVAAGYGPEDITVSVGYHQGAVASQLLPHNPAEHIYYTKVDFTGTPIYPGGQSAVRKEVQFRIAAPAGTSFWNNANDPSFQGIGSSANSPVKTAKIPVYDAGVRVFGQEPGAGGPVEPVAPLPPTNVKATAGDGQVVLSWNAATGATQYTVKQSTVSGGPYTAVETVTGTTATISGLTNGTTYYFVVSASNTVGQSANSAAVSAVPTEAEQPAIGDLVVQYKTSDTNPLDNQMRPLVRIMNQGDETINLSDLKLRYFYTIDGARPQEFHCDYAQVGSANVTGTFGTLTPAKPGADTYLEVGFTTSAGTLAPGQNSGEIQLRINKDNWSNYNESNDFSYDGTKQSYADWDKIALYYQGELVWGLEP; encoded by the coding sequence ATGAGAAAAATTAACATGAAGAGAGGGACTTTGTATATTGCTTTGCTAGTAGCTACCTCCTCTTTCGGCATATTGCCGGGGGAACGGGCTGTCGAAGCAGCGCCAAGCACATACAATTATGCGGAAGCGCTTCAAAAATCCATTTACTTTTATGAGGCCCAGCGTTCAGGAAAGCTCCCGGACAATAACCGTGTCGAATGGCGCGGAGATTCAGGTCTGCAGGATGGCTCGGATGTTGGACTTGATCTTACCGGTGGATGGTATGATGCGGGCGACCATGTGAAGTTTGGTTTCCCGATGGCATTCAGTGCCACGATGCTCTCCTGGTCGGTCATGGAATATAAGGAAGGCTACGTACAAGCTGGTCAACTCGATGAGATATTGGACAATATTCGGTGGGCAACGGACTATTTTATGAAAGCGCACACAGCTCCGAATGAGCTGTGGGGTCAAGTGGGCAACGGAAACATGGACCATGCCTGGTGGGGACCAGCAGAGGTCATGCCGATGGCTCGCCCGTCCTATAAGATCGATACAACCAAGCCTGGCTCTGATCTGGCAGGGGAGACGGCTGCCGCACTAGCTTCTGCCTCTATCGTGTTCCGGGACAGTGACCCGGACTATGCGGATGAGATGCTGCAGCATGCCAGGGAGCTGTATCAGTTCGCAGATCAGTACCGTGGTGTCTATTCTCAAAGCATTCCAGATGCGGCTCAGTTCTATAATTCCTTCAGCGGCTATCAGGACGAATTGTCTTGGGGAGGCGCCTGGCTCTATCTGGCAACGGGAGAGCAGACGTACCTGGACAAAGCGATAGCTGCATCTAACCATTGGGGGAAAACACAGCAAGGCGATTGGGCCTATACATGGGGCTTGGCCTGGGATGACAAGAGCTACGGCGCACAAATCCTGCTTGCCAAGATTACCCAGGATTCACGCTTCATTAGGTCTGCTGAACGCAATCTTGACTACTGGAGCACTGGGGTTGCGAGTACAGGCGAACGAATCCGCTATACGCCAGGCGGCCTGGCCTATCTCGATCAATGGGGAGCGCTGCGTTATGCTGCCAACCAAGCGTTCATCGCCTTTGTCTATTCTGACTGGGTAGATGATGCCGCGAAGAAAGCGCGCTATCGCCAGTTTGCGGAGAAGCAGATTCTGTACATGTTAGGGGATAATCCTCGCAATGGAAGCTATGTCGTCGGTTTTGGCGAGAACGCGCCGAAGCGACCGCATCATCGTACTTCACATGGCTCGTGGGCGGATAGCCAGTCTGTACCTGCCAATCACCGTCATGTGCTGTATGGGGCGTTGGTCGGTGGACCAGATCTCAATGATCAGTATACCGACGCGATCGAGGACTATGTCTCGAACGAAGTCGCAACCGATTACAATGCAGGCTTTACCGGTGCCCTGGCGAAGATGATGCTGCTGTACGGGCAAGGGAAAGAGCCGCTGGCGAACTTCCCGGCGCCTGAGGTACGGGATGATGAGATGTTTGTTGAAGCAGGCATCAACACCAGTGGCAGTCACTTTATCGAGATTCGTGCAGTGATGAATAACCGTTCGGGCTGGCCAGCACGTGTCAGCGACAAGCTGAGCTTTAACTACTATGTGGATCTTAGCGAGGCGGTTGCGGCTGGCTACGGACCCGAAGATATTACCGTTTCCGTCGGATATCATCAGGGCGCTGTTGCATCCCAACTGCTGCCGCATAACCCGGCTGAACATATCTATTATACGAAGGTTGATTTTACTGGAACGCCAATCTATCCGGGAGGACAGAGCGCTGTCCGCAAGGAGGTTCAGTTCCGTATCGCTGCCCCGGCAGGCACTTCATTCTGGAACAATGCGAATGATCCTTCCTTCCAAGGTATTGGCTCTTCGGCCAATTCTCCGGTGAAGACCGCGAAAATTCCGGTCTATGATGCAGGAGTGCGGGTGTTCGGTCAAGAGCCGGGCGCTGGCGGGCCGGTTGAGCCGGTAGCTCCGCTGCCGCCAACCAATGTGAAAGCGACGGCAGGCGACGGGCAGGTGGTATTGTCCTGGAATGCGGCGACTGGCGCCACTCAGTATACAGTCAAGCAATCGACTGTTTCTGGCGGGCCTTACACAGCCGTGGAGACGGTGACAGGCACGACAGCGACGATTAGCGGACTGACGAATGGAACGACGTATTATTTTGTGGTGAGCGCTTCCAATACTGTTGGTCAGAGCGCTAATTCTGCTGCTGTGTCGGCTGTTCCGACCGAGGCGGAGCAACCGGCGATCGGCGACCTGGTTGTTCAATACAAGACCAGCGACACCAACCCGCTGGACAATCAGATGCGTCCGCTTGTACGCATCATGAATCAGGGAGATGAGACGATCAACCTGAGCGATCTGAAGCTTCGCTACTTCTACACGATAGACGGAGCAAGACCACAGGAGTTTCATTGTGATTATGCACAGGTCGGCAGCGCCAATGTGACCGGTACCTTCGGCACACTGACACCTGCTAAGCCTGGAGCGGACACGTATCTTGAGGTTGGATTCACCACCAGCGCTGGTACGCTGGCGCCTGGGCAGAACTCTGGGGAGATCCAGCTTCGGATCAATAAGGATAACTGGAGCAATTATAACGAGAGTAATGATTTCTCCTATGATGGCACTAAGCAAAGCTATGCCGATTGGGACAAGATTGCTCTGTATTATCAGGGAGAGCTTGTCTGGGGACTGGAGCCCTAA
- a CDS encoding Ger(x)C family spore germination protein, which yields MERLQLIGKLAVVTGLLLTLTGCWGRHELNDLAIVLGLGVDQAGDEIKVTAQVVIPSGVSSNQNKISAAPVTVFNATAPTLFEAIRKLTVSSPRIAFLSHIRVLVFGEQFAREKGIGEVLDGMMRDPRVRPDYYVTVARRTTAESVLSVLSMLEKIPADKLYKSLDASATTWAPTTTVNADRLMEDMIGPGHSAVVAGVEIRGNRGGINSNNNLTGVKPEAQLVMNGLGVFRKDKLIGWLSEVESKGYNYIRDQVDSTMGHIRCEEDKGYIALNTLRSNTKIKTTMNAQSKPQFHVKVETVSVIASVECKQRIGSMDAITAMEKKGSEQTNKLMREAVNTVFRKYKVDIFGFGQELEHKYPKQWAKLKDNWEEQLKDLNIQYDTKFMIKRVGTLDDSFLKQIKE from the coding sequence ATGGAGCGTCTGCAACTAATAGGGAAGCTGGCAGTGGTGACAGGGCTGTTGCTGACGTTGACAGGCTGTTGGGGGCGACACGAGCTGAATGATCTGGCTATTGTTCTTGGACTGGGTGTGGATCAGGCCGGTGATGAGATCAAGGTGACGGCTCAGGTCGTCATTCCTTCAGGAGTAAGCTCCAATCAGAATAAAATATCGGCCGCCCCGGTAACGGTCTTTAACGCTACGGCACCAACCCTGTTCGAGGCGATTCGCAAGCTAACCGTCAGCAGTCCGCGCATTGCCTTCCTGTCTCATATTCGGGTGCTCGTATTCGGAGAGCAGTTCGCCAGGGAGAAGGGGATTGGCGAAGTGCTGGACGGGATGATGCGCGATCCGCGTGTCCGACCTGATTATTATGTGACGGTCGCTCGTCGCACAACCGCAGAATCAGTGCTGTCTGTACTGTCCATGCTAGAGAAAATCCCTGCTGACAAGCTGTACAAGTCGTTGGATGCATCGGCAACAACCTGGGCGCCGACCACAACGGTGAATGCGGATCGGCTGATGGAGGATATGATTGGGCCTGGTCATTCCGCAGTCGTGGCAGGAGTTGAGATCAGAGGGAATAGGGGAGGTATTAACAGCAACAACAATCTGACGGGTGTGAAGCCTGAAGCACAGCTTGTAATGAACGGCCTGGGCGTCTTCCGCAAGGATAAGCTGATAGGGTGGCTGAGCGAGGTGGAGTCCAAAGGATACAATTACATACGTGACCAGGTCGATTCCACTATGGGACATATCCGCTGTGAGGAGGACAAGGGCTATATTGCTCTGAACACATTGCGCTCCAATACGAAGATCAAGACGACGATGAATGCGCAGTCCAAGCCGCAATTTCATGTCAAGGTGGAGACGGTGAGTGTGATCGCTTCAGTAGAATGCAAGCAGAGGATAGGGAGTATGGATGCGATAACTGCGATGGAGAAGAAGGGCAGTGAGCAGACGAACAAGCTGATGAGAGAAGCGGTCAATACGGTCTTTCGGAAATATAAGGTAGATATATTCGGATTCGGTCAGGAATTGGAGCACAAGTACCCAAAGCAGTGGGCGAAGCTGAAGGATAACTGGGAGGAGCAATTGAAGGATTTGAATATTCAATACGACACGAAGTTCATGATCAAGCGTGTGGGAACACTGGATGATTCCTTCCTGAAGCAGATTAAGGAGTAG
- a CDS encoding GerAB/ArcD/ProY family transporter has translation MLEPGRISVRQLIVVMLLIQIGDMILVYPSLIAGAAQQDAWLASLIGIPFGLFTIWIMLQLYKQAPGLTLIEGLSKIFGKWMGGILGLWYLFYFMVMAATIVREAGDFLTTQILPETPIRVIHLILVIVLVWGIMHGLESLSQTGELLIPIVVMFIAIQVICLLPQIEVARLEPVFASGARSIAAGATLAVAYPFGELLPVLMLIPYALNRPHRTRDLLMTALIGFLMLTMIVTVAVMVLGPFFTQHSIYASFILSQRISIGNFLERIESVMATIWIISTYFKAVIYFYCFVLGSAQLFALRSYRPIIVPSGMIIFGMAIIIAPTLTYYQVIVSKYWIYWDLTCALVVPLCGLLVCYVRKRWKGQRLGENSRH, from the coding sequence ATGTTGGAGCCAGGACGCATCAGTGTTCGGCAATTGATCGTAGTCATGCTGTTAATCCAGATCGGTGACATGATTCTGGTCTACCCGTCGTTAATAGCGGGCGCTGCACAACAGGACGCGTGGCTGGCCTCCTTGATCGGTATTCCCTTTGGCCTCTTCACGATCTGGATTATGCTGCAGTTATACAAGCAGGCTCCAGGCTTGACGCTGATTGAAGGGCTGAGCAAAATATTTGGCAAATGGATGGGCGGAATACTAGGGCTGTGGTACTTGTTTTACTTCATGGTTATGGCGGCTACCATAGTTCGTGAAGCCGGAGATTTCCTGACCACGCAGATTCTTCCTGAGACTCCGATTCGGGTTATTCATCTGATCCTGGTTATTGTTCTGGTGTGGGGGATCATGCATGGGCTTGAAAGCTTGAGCCAGACAGGAGAGCTGCTCATCCCGATCGTCGTGATGTTCATAGCGATCCAGGTTATCTGTCTGCTGCCCCAGATCGAGGTGGCACGGCTGGAACCCGTATTCGCTTCAGGAGCGAGGAGCATTGCAGCAGGCGCTACGCTGGCAGTCGCATACCCGTTCGGAGAGCTGCTTCCGGTGCTCATGCTCATCCCATATGCGCTGAATCGCCCGCATCGAACACGGGACCTGCTGATGACCGCCCTCATCGGCTTTCTGATGCTGACGATGATTGTGACCGTTGCGGTGATGGTGCTTGGTCCGTTTTTTACACAGCACAGTATTTATGCGTCCTTCATCTTGTCCCAGCGCATCAGTATCGGGAACTTCCTGGAGCGAATCGAATCCGTGATGGCTACGATCTGGATTATCTCAACCTACTTCAAAGCGGTCATCTATTTCTATTGTTTTGTTCTCGGCTCCGCACAGCTCTTCGCACTCCGCAGCTATCGCCCGATTATTGTGCCATCAGGGATGATCATCTTCGGCATGGCGATCATCATCGCACCGACCCTTACCTATTATCAGGTGATCGTGTCAAAGTACTGGATCTATTGGGATCTTACGTGCGCGCTGGTGGTTCCCCTGTGCGGGCTGCTTGTCTGCTATGTGCGCAAAAGGTGGAAGGGTCAGAGACTCGGCGAAAACTCCCGCCATTGA
- a CDS encoding EF-hand domain-containing protein, which translates to MRRTKQRGKWAAAMVLGLCVSLVPQMPQANAADPIGAEIALRQMEEGESGLTAIYRLEQAAGRTVTVQDITVAYDEQEIDFAGAEPLREGLQITGIAQEAGKVRIIMVSGQADAAPDPSEDMLALRWEVKAEEGHPLSEQPVALERSDFYYAPESVEGTEVPQIIEGGMLGDLDGDGQLTIADLGLLAAGEGLAEGSEEWERYAAGDVQADGVISLEDMKLLTEWMLHGQPVAQAEEVEAAVWTGDLNGDGRTSVADLAVLVNALGLTSTDENWEAVKSADSNGNMVIDSEDLATLVQLILNPNQ; encoded by the coding sequence ATGCGCAGAACGAAACAACGCGGGAAGTGGGCTGCGGCAATGGTGCTTGGACTATGTGTCAGCCTTGTGCCGCAAATGCCTCAAGCTAATGCTGCCGATCCAATAGGCGCAGAAATAGCGCTTCGACAGATGGAAGAGGGAGAGAGTGGTCTGACTGCCATCTATCGGCTTGAGCAAGCAGCAGGGCGCACCGTTACGGTACAGGATATTACAGTTGCATACGATGAGCAGGAGATTGATTTTGCAGGTGCGGAGCCGCTGCGTGAAGGTCTTCAGATTACTGGCATCGCACAGGAAGCGGGCAAGGTTCGAATTATTATGGTAAGTGGGCAGGCGGATGCCGCCCCCGATCCGTCCGAAGATATGCTGGCTCTGCGCTGGGAAGTGAAGGCAGAGGAGGGGCACCCGTTGTCAGAGCAACCGGTTGCTCTGGAGCGCTCGGATTTCTACTATGCGCCGGAGTCAGTGGAGGGGACGGAAGTGCCGCAGATCATAGAAGGCGGAATGCTCGGCGATCTGGATGGTGATGGACAACTGACGATTGCCGATCTGGGACTGCTTGCAGCCGGAGAGGGATTGGCTGAGGGCAGTGAGGAATGGGAGCGCTACGCGGCAGGGGATGTGCAGGCTGACGGTGTTATCTCCCTGGAGGATATGAAGCTGTTGACCGAATGGATGTTGCACGGACAGCCAGTTGCCCAGGCAGAGGAGGTCGAGGCTGCTGTATGGACAGGCGATCTGAACGGAGATGGACGAACGAGTGTGGCTGACCTGGCTGTGCTAGTGAATGCGCTCGGCCTTACATCGACCGATGAGAACTGGGAGGCGGTGAAATCCGCCGATTCCAACGGCAACATGGTTATTGACAGTGAGGATCTCGCGACATTGGTTCAATTAATATTGAATCCAAATCAGTAA